The Schistocerca nitens isolate TAMUIC-IGC-003100 unplaced genomic scaffold, iqSchNite1.1 HiC_scaffold_465, whole genome shotgun sequence genome includes a region encoding these proteins:
- the LOC126232168 gene encoding uncharacterized protein LOC126232168, translating to MPETLHMETVPDNRNNDLIDEIKARLIDFSNKSPEEMRKGLEDMCEKLRKLKTPSACASYLANFGEGKSRKNRGNYIPVQSTAISRRKNKLAGRRCHPGGRQRPHSKQSEEFVKTVEISEMATFPPPATQSSQSASDF from the exons ATGCCAGAGACACTTCACATGGAGACAGTTCCAGACAATAGAAATAATGATTTAATCGACGAGATAAAAGCTCGTCTCATAGATTTTTCAAATAAATCCCCTGAGGAAATGAGGAAAGGCCTTGAAGATATGTGCGAAAAATTGAGAAAGCTTAAAACGCCATCTGCATGTGCATCTTATTTGGCAAATTTTGGTGAAG GAAAATCTAGAAAAAATCGCGGTAACTATATTCCCGTTCAGTCCACTGCAATAAGcagaagaaaaaacaagttggCAGGTCGCAGATGTCATCCGGGGGGAAGACAAAGACCACACTCTAAGCAAAGCGAGGAATTTGTAAAGACAGTAGAAATTTCTGAAATG gcTACCTTTCCACCACCAGCTACGCAGTCATCCCAGTCAGCTTCAGACTTTTGA